In Fundulus heteroclitus isolate FHET01 chromosome 8, MU-UCD_Fhet_4.1, whole genome shotgun sequence, a genomic segment contains:
- the rab27b gene encoding ras-related protein Rab-27B: MTDGDYDYLIKLLALGDSGVGKTTFLYRYTDNKFNPKFITTVGIDFREKRVAYTASNPNGTATGKTFKVHLQLWDTAGQERFRSLTTAFFRDAMGFLLMFDLTSQQSFLNVRNWMSQLQANAYCENPDIVLVGNKADLADQREVQEKQAKELADKCGIPYFETSAATGAEVDKAVITLLDLVMKRMEQCVDKPPADPANGNGAAKLGEGQPNEKRCAC; encoded by the exons ATGACTGATGGGGATTATGACTACCTGATAAAGCTCCTTGCCCTGGGGGACTCCGGCGTGGGGAAGACGACGTTCCTGTACCGCTACACGGACAACAAGTTCAACCCCAAGTTCATCACCACAGTCGGCATCGACTTCAGGGAAAAGAGAGTG GCCTACACAGCATCAAACCCCAATGGAACAGCCACAGGGAAAACCTtcaaggtccaccttcagctgtGGGACACCGCGGGACAGGAGAG GTTTCGCAGCCTGACCACAGCGTTCTTCAGGGATGCCATGGGTTTCCTGCTGATGTTTGACCTCACCAGCCAGCAGAGCTTTCTCAACGTCCGGAACTGGATGA GCCAACTTCAGGCCAACGCCTACTGTGAGAACCCGGATATCGTGCTGGTCGGGAACAAGGCCGACCTGGCGGATCAGAGGGAGGTTCAGGAGAAACAGGCCAAGGAGCTGGCTGACAAATGTGG GATCCCCTACTTTGAGACCAGTGCAGCGACCGGAGCGGAAGTGGACAAGGCGGTGATAACTCTGCTGGATCTGGTGATGAAGAGGATGGAGCAGTGCGTCGACAAACCACCGGCAGATCCGGCCAACGGGAACGGTGCCGCCAAGCTCGGAGAGGGACAGCCCAACGAGAAGAGATGCGCATGCTAA